A part of Heliangelus exortis chromosome 3, bHelExo1.hap1, whole genome shotgun sequence genomic DNA contains:
- the RRP36 gene encoding ribosomal RNA processing protein 36 homolog isoform X1: MLTEQQPSTGLWRWGPGRRKNQQWCASCEATGPGPGSACRRGGRAADTPSPAPAAASGKKRRSTCAPGSTAPQPEPSCRRPPRRQGGSSTFWPHSSAPWPTASRRPSPPLRPGPNLSFTRPVPPAPFRTILWARRFRERELPPGVRPACPARTNKSRFPRPAAPARLCPPTPPLPDPRELGAVTCCSVRTGPGGREGEGPGNREGREPRYRCWKRVEMRRRQESAGGRHQRAQAAGRRRAEEEEEEEEEEAAAVEWPLRRSAEQPLGRLQLAEDESSGDSSDSDDSGSSAGAEGAGSGAEEAAGSLGGDQCYMSFEELLQVQSSTRTKVCKKVTSGKKTSKPTRATVKQQQGKKGPLEMSAKKRVPFLRQVVSVKKTVHRDPRFDDLSGEYKPEIFMKTYSFLDSIKKQEKEMVQKQLKKCRNMEQKEKLQQLLNRMTQQEQAQKKQQKLRERDLSLKRQQRELAKQGKKPFFLKKSEKRKLELAEKYAELKRSGKLESFLSKKRKRNAIKDKRRLPSQKNL, encoded by the exons ATGCTGACcgagcagcagcccagcacagggctgtgg CGCTGGGGACCGGGGCGGCGGAAGAACCAGCAGTGGTGCGCGTCCTGCGAAGCGACCGGACCTGGGCCTGGCTCGGCGTGTCGGCGCGGCGGGAGGGCAGCGGACACGCCATCACCTGCACCAGCCGCTGCCTCAG GGAAGAAGAGGCGCTCTACCTGCGCGCCCGGGAGCACCGCCCCGCAACCCGAACCGTCGTGCCGCCGGCCGCCCCGCCGCCAGGGCGGGAGCTCAACCTTCTGGCCGCACAGCTCCGCGCCCTGGCCGACAGCCTCTCGCCGCCCGTCGCCGCCGCTCCGGCCTGGCCCCAACCTTTCGTTTACCCGCCCGGTACCGCCGGCTCCATTCCGGACTATTCTTTGGGCGAGGCGCTTCCGGGAGCGGGAACTCCCGCCGGGCGTGCGCCCTGCCTGCCCTGCGCGTACCAATAAATCCCGGTTTccccgccccgcagcccccgcccgGCTCTGCCCGCCCACACCGCCCCTCCCGGATCCACGTGAGCTCGGGGCCGTCACGTGCTGCTCCGTGCGTACGGGCCCtggcgggagggagggagagggaccGGGAAACCGAGAGGGACGGGAGCCCCGGTACCGCTGCTGGAAGCGGGTGGAGATGCGGCGGCGTCAGGAGAGCGCGGGGGGCCGGCACCAGCGGGCCCAAGCGGCGGGACGGAGAAGAgcggaggaagaggaggaggaggaggaggaggaagcagcagcgGTTGAGTGGCCCCTGCGCCGGAGCGCCGAGCAGCCTCTCGGGAGGCTGCAGTTAGCGGAGGACGAGAGCTCCGGTGACAGCAGCGATAGCGACGACAGCGGGAGCTCCGCGGGGGCCGAGGGCGCGGGCAGCGGCGCGGAGGAGGCGGCGGGATCTCTCGGGGGAG ATCAATGTTACATGTCTTTTGAGGAACTACTGCAGGTGCAGAGCAGTACAAGAACAAAAGTGTGCAAGAAGGTGACCAGTGGGAAGAAAACTTCAAAACCTACCAGAGCTACAGTGAAGCAGCAACAAGGCAAAAAAGG gcCATTGGAGATGTCTGCCAAGAAGCGTGTACCTTTTTTGCGACAAGTTGTCTCTGTTAAAAAGACG GTCCACAGAGACCCTCGATTTGATGACTTGTCTGGAGAGTATAAGcctgaaatatttatgaagaCATACAGCTTCCTGGATAGCATCaagaagcaggagaaggag ATGgttcagaagcagctgaaaaaatgtCGGAATATggagcagaaagagaaactCCAGCAACTCCTGAACCGCATG ACACAGCAAgaacaggcacagaaaaaacagcagaaattgaGGGAGAGGGACTTGTCATTGAAGAGACAACAGAGGGAATTGGCCAAGCAGGGAAAGAAACCCTTCTTCCTAAAGAAAT CTGAGAAGCGGAAATTGGAGCTTGCTGAGAAGTATGCAGAGCTGAAGAGGAGTGGAAAGCTGGAGAGCTTCCTGagcaagaagaggaagaggaatgcCATCAAAGACAAGCGCCGTCTGCCCTCACAGAAGAACTTGTGA
- the LOC139794432 gene encoding transmembrane protein 121-like, with product MVPPPPVSKPHVCISTVLIMTSLILMDAYLVEQSQGSRKLGICIMVAVGDMCFLLVLRYVAIWVGAEVKTAKRGYAMILWFLYVFVLEIKVYFVYQNYKADRKSLDLIARKALTLLLSICIPALYVLLVATEHMEYVRTFKKKEDLRNRLFWVIVDMLDVLDIQANLWEPQKKGLPLWAEGIMFFYCYILLLVLPCVSLCEISMQGISIMPHRMMLYPMLSMLTVNITTIFIRGSNMIFFRDARVSSIFMGKNMLAIGLKVCMFVQYQRHQHHASLGLDLALQHSSQAQTSSGLHKSRDQPACPEKLAQDNT from the coding sequence ATGGTTCCCCCACCACCTGTCAGCAAGCCCCATGTGTGCATCTCCACTGTGCTCATCATGACCAGCCTCATCCTCATGGATGCTTACCTGGTGGAGCAGAGCCAAGGCTCCAGGAAATTGGGCATCTGTATCATGGTGGCAGTGGGTGACATGTGCTTCCTGCTGGTGCTCCGCTACGTGGCCATCTGGGTTGGGGCAGAGGTAAAGACAGCTAAAAGGGGCTACGCCATGATCCTCTGGTTCCTGTATGTCTTTGTTCTGGAGATCAAAGTCTACTTTGTATACCAGAACTATAAAGCTGACCGGAAAAGCCTGGATCTCATAGCCCGCAAAGCACTGACCTTGCTGCTCTCCATCTGCATCCCAGCCCTCTATGTGTTGTTGGTAGCCACAGAGCACATGGAGTACGTCAGGACATTCAAGAAGAAGGAAGATCTCCGCAACCGCCTCTTCTGGGTCATTGTGGACATGTTGGATGTGCTGGACATCCAGGCCAACCTTTGGGAGCCCCAGAAGAAGGGGCTGCCACTCTGGGCTGAGGGCATCATGTTCTTCTATTGCTATATCTTGCTCCTGGTCCTCCCTTGTGTGTCCCTCTGTGAGATCAGCATGCAAGGGATCAGCATCATGCCACACCGCATGATGCTATACCCCATGCTGAGCATGCTCACTGTCAACATCACCACCATCTTCATCCGAGGCAGCAACATGATCTTCTTCAGGGACGCCCGGGTCTCCAGCATTTTCATGGGCAAGAACATGTTGGCCATTGGGCTGAAGGTCTGTATGTTTGTACAGTACCAGCGACACCAGCACCACGCATCCCTGGGGCTGGATCTggccctgcagcacagctcccaggcCCAGACCTCCTCAGGACTACACAAGTCCCGGGACCAGCCTGCCTGCCCTGAGAAGCTGGCTCAGGACAACACATGA
- the RRP36 gene encoding ribosomal RNA processing protein 36 homolog isoform X2, producing MRGLASVPREGTKGAGSSRVSRFRQQPEGTDRQTVRCQRCVASFRHPSAGIMTIFCSHCHRPLQAEMSYLTRRDKQAPSASKPFRSTKNASKARRDQINVELRALRSLLPISAREKERLSYLHTMALVCLQLRGAQLFPPDLSPPVGPALGTELLSLLPGFLLVLSASGKLVYISENVAQVLGLSVVELLAQGDTVFDILDGGSHKDVHKKLLLAQEHHGKEVTFVCEMRTSKAFRLRHGGNQAVAVHGRFTALRWPATPSTTAFLAFCTPVAQFPVSGNFCSQDDLFQSTHILDMTFIDVTESVTYHLGYHREELIGQSWYSLLHPEDADRAAAQHRAVALGTGAAEEPAVVRVLRSDRTWAWLGVSARREGSGHAITCTSRCLREEEALYLRAREHRPATRTVVPPAAPPPGRELNLLAAQLRALADSLSPPVAAAPAWPQPFVYPPGTAGSIPDYSLGEALPGAGTPAGRAPCLPCAYQ from the exons ATGCGAGGCCTGGCCTCTGTGCCCCGGGAGGGTACaaaaggagctgggagcagcagggtcagCAGGTTTAGACAGCAGCCAGAGGGGACGGACAGACAGACGGTGCGTTGCCAGCGGTGCGTTGCCAGCTTCAGGCATCCTAGTGCCGGCATCATGACCATCTTCTGCAGCCACTGCCACAGGCCACTGCAGGCAGAGATGAGCTACCTGACCAGGAGGGACAAGCAGGCACCCAGTGCCTCGAAGCCATTCAG GTCGACCAAGAATGCCTCCAAGGCTCGCCGGGACCAAATCAATGTGGAGCTGCGGGCACTACGCTCCCTGCTACCCATCTCTGCAAGGGAGAAGGAACGGCTCTCCTACCTCCACACCATGGCCCTGGTGTGCCTCCAGCTGCGGGGAGCTCAGCTTTTCCCTCCAG ATTTGTCTCCTCCTGTGGGACCAGCCCTcggcacagagctgctctccctgctgccaggattTCTGCTGGTGCTCTCAGCCAGCGGCAAGCTCGTCTACATCTCGGAGAACGTGGCTCAGGTCCTGGGCCTCTCTGTG GTAGAGCTGCTTGCCCAGGGGGACACAGTCTTTGACATCCTAGATGGGGGTTCGCACAAAGACGTGCACAAGAAGCTCCTCCTTGCCCAGGAGCATCACGGCAAAG AAGTCACATTTGTCTGCGAGATGCGCACGTCCAAGGCCTTCCGGCTGCGGCACGGGGGCAATCAGGCTGTGGCAGTGCACGGGCGCTTCACAGCCTTGCGTTGGCCGGCCACTCCCTCCACCACAGCCTTCCTGGCATTCTGCACACCAGTTGCACAGTTCCCTGTCAGTGGCAACTTTTGCTCCCAAGATGACCTATTCCAGAGCACGCACATCCTAGACATGACGTTCATTGACGTCACAGAAAG cGTCACCTACCACCTTGGCTACCACAGGGAGGAACTGATTGGTCAGTCGTGGTACAGCCTCTTGCACCCCGAGGATGCTGACcgagcagcagcccagcacagggctgtgg CGCTGGGGACCGGGGCGGCGGAAGAACCAGCAGTGGTGCGCGTCCTGCGAAGCGACCGGACCTGGGCCTGGCTCGGCGTGTCGGCGCGGCGGGAGGGCAGCGGACACGCCATCACCTGCACCAGCCGCTGCCTCAG GGAAGAAGAGGCGCTCTACCTGCGCGCCCGGGAGCACCGCCCCGCAACCCGAACCGTCGTGCCGCCGGCCGCCCCGCCGCCAGGGCGGGAGCTCAACCTTCTGGCCGCACAGCTCCGCGCCCTGGCCGACAGCCTCTCGCCGCCCGTCGCCGCCGCTCCGGCCTGGCCCCAACCTTTCGTTTACCCGCCCGGTACCGCCGGCTCCATTCCGGACTATTCTTTGGGCGAGGCGCTTCCGGGAGCGGGAACTCCCGCCGGGCGTGCGCCCTGCCTGCCCTGCGCGTACCAATAA